From the Lates calcarifer isolate ASB-BC8 unplaced genomic scaffold, TLL_Latcal_v3 _unitig_5844_quiver_765, whole genome shotgun sequence genome, one window contains:
- the LOC108877155 gene encoding UDP-glucuronosyltransferase 2C1 → MSTTIPIFLTGLCFLLLKTTCCSGSRILVVPVDGSHWINMEVILRELHSRGHNITVLRSAKSWYIPSNSPIYTSMNVSMLEDDADKNYYNKMLQDVMECRRSLSFKRTFCQQHLITSMLAQGHKILARATATMLDDPVFMKKLQDAKFDLMLTDPALTIGVLLGSYLKLPMVYNVRWINTGEGHFTIAPSLISYVPVSGSELHDQMDFLERTKNMLHYLHSVVEQHFIINPAYSDLFQRHFPPGTDLLSLQRAADIWLLRADFVFEFPRPTMPNVVYIGGFHCKKARPLPAELEAFMQSSGEHGVVIMSLGTFVSALPREVTEAIAAAFAQLPQKVVWRFLGEKPSSLGNNTLLVDWLPQNDILGHPKTRAFVAHGGTNGMYEAIYHGVPVLGLPLLFDQFDNLLRLKVRGAARVVEAKSLTKEDFLEALKDILETPSYRSNIQHLSLLHRDQPMSPMDTAIFWIEYVIRNKGAAHLQSAGFSLPWYSYFCLDVAVLIMALIGALVWASILICRLLCCQRFRRKIKAE, encoded by the coding sequence ATGTCCACCACAATCCCAATATTCCTGACAGGcctctgcttcctgctgcttaaaaccACTTGTTGCAGCGGTAGCAGGATTCTAGTAGTGCCTGTTGATGGCAGCCACTGGATCAACATGGAGGTGATCCTCCGAGAGCTGCACTCCAGAGGCCACAACATCACTGTGCTGCGCTCTGCCAAGAGTTGGTACATCCCTAGTAACTCCCCCATATATACTTCTATGAATGTGAGCATGCTGGAGGATGATGCAGACAAGAATTATTACAATAAAATGCTACAAGATGTTATGGAGTGCCGCAGGTCGCTGTCTTTTAAACGCACCTTCTGCCAGCAGCACTTGATCACATCCATGTTGGCACAGGGCCATAAAATCCTTGCCAGAGCAACAGCTACAATGTTGGATGACCCTGTTTTCATGAAGAAGCTGCAGGATGCAAAGTTTGACCTAATGTTAACAGACCCTGCTCTGACTATAGGAGTTCTTCTGGGTAGTTACCTCAAGCTGCCGATGGTTTACAATGTGCGCTGGATTAATACTGGGGAGGGCCATTTCACCATAGCTCCCTCTCTTATCTCCTATGTCCCTGTGTCAGGAAGTGAACTGCATGATCAGATGGATTTCCTGGAGAGGACCAAGAATATGCTACATTATCTCCACAGTGTTGTTGAACAGCACTTTATCATTAACCCTGCTTATTCAGATCTGTTTCAGCGGCACTTCCCTCCTGGAACTGACTTGCTGTCTTTGCAGCGTGCAGCTGATATCTGGCTGCTCAGGGCAGATTTTGTCTTTGAGTTCCCTCGACCCACCATGCCCAATGTGGTCTACATAGGGGGGTTCCACTGCAAAAAGGCCAGACCTCTCCCTGCTGAGCTGGAGGCCTTCATGCAGAGCTCTGGGGAGCATGGGGTGGTGATTATGTCTCTGGGGACATTCGTGTCAGCCCTGCCTCGAGAAGTCACAGAGGCCATCGCTGCTGCTTTTGCTCAGCTCCCTCAGAAAGTGGTGTGGAGGTTTCTGGGTGAAAAGCCTTCATCTCTGGGGAACAACACCCTACTAGTGGACTGGCTGCCTCAGAACGATATTCTGGGACACCCCAAAACTCGTGCCTTTGTGGCCCATGGAGGCACCAATGGGATGTATGAGGCCATCTACCATGGTGTTCCTGTTCTGGGCCTGCCGCTCCTCTTTGACCAGTTTGACAATCTACTCCGGCTGAAGGTGCGCGGGGCAGCTCGAGTGGTGGAGGCCAAATCACTCACTAAAGAAGACTTCCTTGAGGCTCTAAAGGACATCCTGGAGACTCCCTCATATCGAAGCAACATTCAACATCTCTCCCTGCTACATCGTGACCAACCAATGTCTCCTATGGACACTGCCATCTTTTGGATTGAGTATGTCATTAGGAACAAAGGAGCGGCCCATCTGCAGTCAGCAGGTTTTAGTCTGCCTTGGTACTCCTACTTCTGCCTGGATGTGGCTGTATTAATCATGGCCCTCATTGGAGCCCTTGTCTGGGCATCAATCTTAATATGTAGGTTGCTCTGCTGCCAGAGGTTCAGGAGAAAGATAAAAGCAGAATGA